Proteins encoded by one window of Heliangelus exortis chromosome 5, bHelExo1.hap1, whole genome shotgun sequence:
- the WDR20 gene encoding WD repeat-containing protein 20 isoform X3, producing MYLYNVEHTCGTTAPHYQLLKQGESFAVHTCKSKSTRNPLLKWTVGEGALNEFAFSPDGKFLACVSQDGFLRVFNFDSVELHGTMKSYFGGLLCVCWSPDGKYIVTGGEDDLVTVWSFVDCRVIARGHGHKSWVSVVAFDPYTTSVEESDPMEFSGSDEDFQDLHFGRDRANSTQSRLSKRNSTDSRPVSVTYRFGSVGQDTQLCLWDLTEDILFPHQPLSRARTHTNVMNATSPPAGSGGTNPGSNGNSITTPGNSVPPPLPRSNSLPHSAVSNAGSKSSVMDGAIASGVSKFATLSLHDRKERHHEKDHKRNHSMGHISSKSSDKLNLVTKTKTDPAKTLGTPLCPRMEDVPLLEPLICKKIAHERLTVLIFLEDCIVTACQEGFICTWARPGKVGLLSSQNQANSPSGTVV from the exons ATGTACTTGTATAACGTGGAGCACACTTGTGGTACCACAGCCCCGCACTACCAGCTACTTAAACAAGGAGAAAGTTTTGCAGTTCACACTTGCAAGAGTAAATCCACAAGAAACCCTCTGCTTAAATGGACAGTAGGTGAGGGTGCCCTGAATGAATTTGCCTTTTCCCCAGATGGGAAGTTCTTGGCTTGTGTGAGCCAGGATGGTTTTCTTCGCGTGTTTAACTTTGATTCTGTGGAATTGCATGGTACAATGAAAAGCTACTTTGGAGgactgctgtgtgtgtgttggagTCCCGATGGGAAATACATAGTGACAGGTGGAGAGGATGACTTGGTAACAGTTTGGTCTTTCGTGGACTGTCGAGTAATAGCGAGAGGCCACGGACATAAATCGTGGGTCAGTGTCGTTGCGTTTGATCCATATACCACTAGTGTAGAAGAGAGTGACCCGATGGAATTTAGTGGAAGTGATGAGGATTTTCAAGACCTTCATTTTGGCCGAGATCGAGCAAATAGTACACAATCTAGGCTATCCAAAAGGAACTCTACAGACAGTCGTCCAGTAAGCGTTACGTATAGATTTGGTTCGGTAGGCCAGGACACGCAGCTCTGTTTGTGGGATCTTACAGAAGATATCCTCTTCCCCCACCAACCTCTCTCAAGAGCAAGGACACATACAAATGTCATGAATGCCACAAGTCCACCTGCTGGAAGTGGTGGAACTAACCCGGGAAGTAATGGAAACAGTATCACAACGCCTGGAAACTCTGTACCCCCTCCTCTTCCACGGTCAAACAGCCTTCCGCACTCTGCAGTCTCAAATGCTGGCAGTAAAAGCAGTGTCATGGATGGTGCCATTGCTTCTGGTGTTAGTAAATTTGCAACCTTGTCGCTACACGATCGGAAGGAAAGACACCATGAAAAAGATCACAAGAGAAATCATAGCATGGGACATATATCTAGCAAGAGCAGTGACAAACTGAACCTAGTTACTAAAACCAAAACGGACCCAGCTAAAACTTTGGGAACACCTCTCTGTCCCCGAATGGAAGATGTTCCCTTGTTAGAGCCTCTTATCTGTAAAAAGATAGCACATGAAAGACTGACTgtgttaatttttcttgaagACTGTATAGTCACTGCTTGTCAGGAGGGATTTATTTGCACATGGGCAAGGCCTGGTAAAGTG GGTTTATTGTCATCCCAAAACCAGGCCAATTCTCCAAGTGGAACTGTAGTATAG